One Physeter macrocephalus isolate SW-GA chromosome 19, ASM283717v5, whole genome shotgun sequence genomic window carries:
- the KMT5A gene encoding N-lysine methyltransferase KMT5A isoform X1, translating to MGLAGLQENVFTGQSKIYTYMSPNKCSGMRSPLQEENSVAHHEVKCQGKPLAGIYRKRDEKRNSGNAIRSSTKAEEQKIKDARRGPLAPFPNQKSEATEPPKTPTSSCDSPNAAAAKQALKKPVRAKQAPRKKAQGKTQQNRKLTDFYPVRRSSRKSKAELQSEERKRIDELIESGKEEGMKIDLIDGKGRGVIATKQFSRGEFVVEYHGDLIEITDAKKREALYAQDPSTGCYMYYFQYLSKTYCVDATRETNRLGRLINHSKCGNCQTKLHDIDGVPHLILIASRDIEAGEELLYDYGDRSRASIEAYPWLKH from the exons ATGGGCCTGGCCGGGCTGCAG GAGAATGTATTTACCGGGCAGTCAAAGATCTATACCTACATGAGCCCGAACAAATGCTCTGGAATGCGTTCCCCCCTTCAGGAAGAGAACTCAGTTGCACATCACGAAGTCAAATGCCAGGGGAAGCCGTTAGCCGGAATCTACAGGAAACGCGACG agaaaagaaactcTGGGAATGCAATACGAAGCTCCACGAAGGCCGAGGAACAGAAGATCAAAGACGCCAGGAGAGGTCCCCTGGCCCCTTTTCCAAACCAAAAATCTGAAGCAACAGAACCTCCCAAAACCCCGACCTCGTCTTGTGATTCTCCCAATGCAGCTGCTGCCAAGCAAGCCCTGAAAAAGCCCGTCAGGGCCAAACAGGCTCCCAGGAAAAA AGCTCAAGGAAAAACGCAGCAGAATCGTAAACTCACAGATTTCTACCCTGTTCGAAGGAGCTCCAGGAAGAGCAAAGCTGAGCTGCAG tctgaagaaaggaaaagaatagacGAATTGATTGAAAgtgggaaagaagaaggaatgaag ATTGACCTCATTGACGGCAAAGGCAGGGGCGTGATCGCCACCAAGCAGTTCTCCCGGGGCGAGTTTGTGGTGGAGTACCATGGGGACCTCATCGAGATCACTGACGCCAAGAAGCGGGAGGCTCTGTACGCGCAAGACCCCTCCACGGGCTGCTACATGTACTATTTTCAGTACCTGAGCAAAACCTACTG cgTGGATGCAACCAGAGAGACAAATCGCCTGGGAAGACTGATCAATCACAGTAAATGTGGGAACTGCCAAACCAAACTGCACGACATCGACGGCGTGCCTCACCTCATCCTCATTGCCTCTCGCGACATCGAGGCTGGGGAGGAGCTCCTGTATGACTATGGGGACCGCAGCCGGGCTTCCATCGAAGCCTACCCCTGGCTGAAGCATTAA
- the KMT5A gene encoding N-lysine methyltransferase KMT5A isoform X3: protein MSPNKCSGMRSPLQEENSVAHHEVKCQGKPLAGIYRKRDEKRNSGNAIRSSTKAEEQKIKDARRGPLAPFPNQKSEATEPPKTPTSSCDSPNAAAAKQALKKPVRAKQAPRKKAQGKTQQNRKLTDFYPVRRSSRKSKAELQSEERKRIDELIESGKEEGMKIDLIDGKGRGVIATKQFSRGEFVVEYHGDLIEITDAKKREALYAQDPSTGCYMYYFQYLSKTYCVDATRETNRLGRLINHSKCGNCQTKLHDIDGVPHLILIASRDIEAGEELLYDYGDRSRASIEAYPWLKH, encoded by the exons ATGAGCCCGAACAAATGCTCTGGAATGCGTTCCCCCCTTCAGGAAGAGAACTCAGTTGCACATCACGAAGTCAAATGCCAGGGGAAGCCGTTAGCCGGAATCTACAGGAAACGCGACG agaaaagaaactcTGGGAATGCAATACGAAGCTCCACGAAGGCCGAGGAACAGAAGATCAAAGACGCCAGGAGAGGTCCCCTGGCCCCTTTTCCAAACCAAAAATCTGAAGCAACAGAACCTCCCAAAACCCCGACCTCGTCTTGTGATTCTCCCAATGCAGCTGCTGCCAAGCAAGCCCTGAAAAAGCCCGTCAGGGCCAAACAGGCTCCCAGGAAAAA AGCTCAAGGAAAAACGCAGCAGAATCGTAAACTCACAGATTTCTACCCTGTTCGAAGGAGCTCCAGGAAGAGCAAAGCTGAGCTGCAG tctgaagaaaggaaaagaatagacGAATTGATTGAAAgtgggaaagaagaaggaatgaag ATTGACCTCATTGACGGCAAAGGCAGGGGCGTGATCGCCACCAAGCAGTTCTCCCGGGGCGAGTTTGTGGTGGAGTACCATGGGGACCTCATCGAGATCACTGACGCCAAGAAGCGGGAGGCTCTGTACGCGCAAGACCCCTCCACGGGCTGCTACATGTACTATTTTCAGTACCTGAGCAAAACCTACTG cgTGGATGCAACCAGAGAGACAAATCGCCTGGGAAGACTGATCAATCACAGTAAATGTGGGAACTGCCAAACCAAACTGCACGACATCGACGGCGTGCCTCACCTCATCCTCATTGCCTCTCGCGACATCGAGGCTGGGGAGGAGCTCCTGTATGACTATGGGGACCGCAGCCGGGCTTCCATCGAAGCCTACCCCTGGCTGAAGCATTAA
- the KMT5A gene encoding N-lysine methyltransferase KMT5A isoform X2, whose product MARGRKMSKPRAVEAAAAAAAVAATAPGPEMVERRGPGRPRTNGENVFTGQSKIYTYMSPNKCSGMRSPLQEENSVAHHEVKCQGKPLAGIYRKRDEKRNSGNAIRSSTKAEEQKIKDARRGPLAPFPNQKSEATEPPKTPTSSCDSPNAAAAKQALKKPVRAKQAPRKKAQGKTQQNRKLTDFYPVRRSSRKSKAELQSEERKRIDELIESGKEEGMKIDLIDGKGRGVIATKQFSRGEFVVEYHGDLIEITDAKKREALYAQDPSTGCYMYYFQYLSKTYCVDATRETNRLGRLINHSKCGNCQTKLHDIDGVPHLILIASRDIEAGEELLYDYGDRSRASIEAYPWLKH is encoded by the exons ATGGCTAGAG GCAGGAAGATGTCCAAGCCCCGCGCggtggaggcggcggcggcggcggcggcggtggcagCGACGGCCCCGGGCCCGGAGATGGTGGAGCGGAGGGGCCCGGGGAGGCCCCGCACCAACGGG GAGAATGTATTTACCGGGCAGTCAAAGATCTATACCTACATGAGCCCGAACAAATGCTCTGGAATGCGTTCCCCCCTTCAGGAAGAGAACTCAGTTGCACATCACGAAGTCAAATGCCAGGGGAAGCCGTTAGCCGGAATCTACAGGAAACGCGACG agaaaagaaactcTGGGAATGCAATACGAAGCTCCACGAAGGCCGAGGAACAGAAGATCAAAGACGCCAGGAGAGGTCCCCTGGCCCCTTTTCCAAACCAAAAATCTGAAGCAACAGAACCTCCCAAAACCCCGACCTCGTCTTGTGATTCTCCCAATGCAGCTGCTGCCAAGCAAGCCCTGAAAAAGCCCGTCAGGGCCAAACAGGCTCCCAGGAAAAA AGCTCAAGGAAAAACGCAGCAGAATCGTAAACTCACAGATTTCTACCCTGTTCGAAGGAGCTCCAGGAAGAGCAAAGCTGAGCTGCAG tctgaagaaaggaaaagaatagacGAATTGATTGAAAgtgggaaagaagaaggaatgaag ATTGACCTCATTGACGGCAAAGGCAGGGGCGTGATCGCCACCAAGCAGTTCTCCCGGGGCGAGTTTGTGGTGGAGTACCATGGGGACCTCATCGAGATCACTGACGCCAAGAAGCGGGAGGCTCTGTACGCGCAAGACCCCTCCACGGGCTGCTACATGTACTATTTTCAGTACCTGAGCAAAACCTACTG cgTGGATGCAACCAGAGAGACAAATCGCCTGGGAAGACTGATCAATCACAGTAAATGTGGGAACTGCCAAACCAAACTGCACGACATCGACGGCGTGCCTCACCTCATCCTCATTGCCTCTCGCGACATCGAGGCTGGGGAGGAGCTCCTGTATGACTATGGGGACCGCAGCCGGGCTTCCATCGAAGCCTACCCCTGGCTGAAGCATTAA
- the KMT5A gene encoding N-lysine methyltransferase KMT5A isoform X4 — protein MSKPRAVEAAAAAAAVAATAPGPEMVERRGPGRPRTNGENVFTGQSKIYTYMSPNKCSGMRSPLQEENSVAHHEVKCQGKPLAGIYRKRDEKRNSGNAIRSSTKAEEQKIKDARRGPLAPFPNQKSEATEPPKTPTSSCDSPNAAAAKQALKKPVRAKQAPRKKAQGKTQQNRKLTDFYPVRRSSRKSKAELQSEERKRIDELIESGKEEGMKIDLIDGKGRGVIATKQFSRGEFVVEYHGDLIEITDAKKREALYAQDPSTGCYMYYFQYLSKTYCVDATRETNRLGRLINHSKCGNCQTKLHDIDGVPHLILIASRDIEAGEELLYDYGDRSRASIEAYPWLKH, from the exons ATGTCCAAGCCCCGCGCggtggaggcggcggcggcggcggcggcggtggcagCGACGGCCCCGGGCCCGGAGATGGTGGAGCGGAGGGGCCCGGGGAGGCCCCGCACCAACGGG GAGAATGTATTTACCGGGCAGTCAAAGATCTATACCTACATGAGCCCGAACAAATGCTCTGGAATGCGTTCCCCCCTTCAGGAAGAGAACTCAGTTGCACATCACGAAGTCAAATGCCAGGGGAAGCCGTTAGCCGGAATCTACAGGAAACGCGACG agaaaagaaactcTGGGAATGCAATACGAAGCTCCACGAAGGCCGAGGAACAGAAGATCAAAGACGCCAGGAGAGGTCCCCTGGCCCCTTTTCCAAACCAAAAATCTGAAGCAACAGAACCTCCCAAAACCCCGACCTCGTCTTGTGATTCTCCCAATGCAGCTGCTGCCAAGCAAGCCCTGAAAAAGCCCGTCAGGGCCAAACAGGCTCCCAGGAAAAA AGCTCAAGGAAAAACGCAGCAGAATCGTAAACTCACAGATTTCTACCCTGTTCGAAGGAGCTCCAGGAAGAGCAAAGCTGAGCTGCAG tctgaagaaaggaaaagaatagacGAATTGATTGAAAgtgggaaagaagaaggaatgaag ATTGACCTCATTGACGGCAAAGGCAGGGGCGTGATCGCCACCAAGCAGTTCTCCCGGGGCGAGTTTGTGGTGGAGTACCATGGGGACCTCATCGAGATCACTGACGCCAAGAAGCGGGAGGCTCTGTACGCGCAAGACCCCTCCACGGGCTGCTACATGTACTATTTTCAGTACCTGAGCAAAACCTACTG cgTGGATGCAACCAGAGAGACAAATCGCCTGGGAAGACTGATCAATCACAGTAAATGTGGGAACTGCCAAACCAAACTGCACGACATCGACGGCGTGCCTCACCTCATCCTCATTGCCTCTCGCGACATCGAGGCTGGGGAGGAGCTCCTGTATGACTATGGGGACCGCAGCCGGGCTTCCATCGAAGCCTACCCCTGGCTGAAGCATTAA